The nucleotide sequence TTCGCAGATTTTCTATGTAAAGATTCCTTTATTTAATATGAGTGTTCCATATATATTCAACTAAAAATTATTTAACTAATGGCTACAGGATTTTTTAACGTTCCAATTGCAGTGAACGAGCCCGTAAAAACCTACGCTCCGGGAACAACAGAGCGTGAAGAAGTGCAAAAAGCGTTCAAGGAAATGTATCAATCTACAGTTGATATTCCATTGTATATTGGTGGTAAAGAAATTAAAACCGGAAATACCAAAAACTTATTTCCACCATTTGATCACCAACATCACTTGGGAACATATCACACAGCAAGCAAAGATTTAATTCAAGAAGCTATTGATTCAGCTTTAGAAGCTCGTGTAAAATGGTCGCAAATGGCATGGGAACACCGTGCGTCGATTTTTTTAAAAGCTGCTGAATTAATCGCAGGTCCATACCGTGCCAAAATAAATGCTGCAACAATGATTGCCCAAGGAAAAACGGTGCACCAAGCAGAAATTGATGCAGCTTGCGAATTGATTGACTTTTTGCGTTTCAATGTGCAATACATGACCGAAATATACAAACAACAGCCCATTTCAGCAAAAGGTATTTGGAACCGCGTAGAACAACGCCCGTTAGAAGGATTTGTTTATGCAATTACTCCTTTTAACTTCACAGCAATCTCTGGAAACTTACCATCGTGTGTGGCAATGATGGGGAACGTTGTGGTTTGGAAACCGGCTGCAACACAGATTTATTCTGCAAACGTAATTGTAGAGATATTCAAAAAAGCAGGTTTGCCAGATGGCGTTATCAACGTTATTTATGGTGATTCGGCGATGATTACTAACACTGTTTTAGATTCTGCAGATTTCGCAGGAATTCACTTTACTGGTTCAACAGGCGTTTTTAATGATTTCTGGAAAACCATTGGCAGTAATATTCACAAATACAAAACATATCCTCGCATCGTAGGCGAAACTGGTGGAAAAGATTTTGTTTGGGCACACCCATCATCTAATGCTAAGGAAGTAGCCACAGCATTGTCTCGTGGAGCTTTTGAATACCAAGGACAAAAATGTTC is from Paenimyroides aestuarii and encodes:
- the pruA gene encoding L-glutamate gamma-semialdehyde dehydrogenase — protein: MATGFFNVPIAVNEPVKTYAPGTTEREEVQKAFKEMYQSTVDIPLYIGGKEIKTGNTKNLFPPFDHQHHLGTYHTASKDLIQEAIDSALEARVKWSQMAWEHRASIFLKAAELIAGPYRAKINAATMIAQGKTVHQAEIDAACELIDFLRFNVQYMTEIYKQQPISAKGIWNRVEQRPLEGFVYAITPFNFTAISGNLPSCVAMMGNVVVWKPAATQIYSANVIVEIFKKAGLPDGVINVIYGDSAMITNTVLDSADFAGIHFTGSTGVFNDFWKTIGSNIHKYKTYPRIVGETGGKDFVWAHPSSNAKEVATALSRGAFEYQGQKCSAASRAYIPASLWEEIKNFVIEDVKSFKMGSPEDMSNFMSAVISESSFDKLAKAIDDAKASNEAEIIVGGGYDKSKGWFIEPTVIVTTNPKYDTMERELFGPVLTVYVYEDAKWEESLKLVDSTSEYALTGAIFSGCRYAVETATKALENAAGNFYINDKPTGAVVGQQPFGGARGSGTNDKAGSMINLLRWVSPRTIKETFVPDTDYRYPFLG